ATCCAGCTCGAAAAATCCGGCAACCAGTTTATCATGGGTGCTGCAACAGACGGAAATCCCATGGAATATTCGGATACACTGAATCTGGATTTGGGTGGAAAGCTTTATACTGGCCTTTTCATGTGCTCCCATTCCCAGGGTGTGCTGGAAGAAGCCGTTTACAGCAACGTAAGAATTACGGTTCCGGAACCTGAAAATTTTACTTCTTATGAGGACGAAGATGGGGGAAGCCGCATGGAAATCCTCGAGGTACAGGAGAAGCACCGCAAGGTTATTTACACTTCAAAAAAAGCTTTTGAAGCCCCTAACTGGGACCCAAACACCAACACCTTAATCTATAACAGCGGGGGACACCTTTATGAACTGCCTGTAGAAGGAGGTCAGCCAGAACTTATTGACACGGACTTTGCCACCTCACTCAACAACGATCACGGCCTCTCTCCCGATGGACAGGAAATTGCCATCAGTCACCACTATGAAGACGAAAAACAATCAGGCTCAAGAATCTATATTGTTCCCCGGAAAGGAGGTACTCCCAGACCGGTTACGGATAAAGTCCCCTCCTACTGGCATGGATGGTCACCCGACGGAAAATTCCATGTGTATGTAGGTCAGCGTAAAGGCGAATACAACATTTATAAAATAAAAACCAGCGGTGGCAGGGAAAAACAACTCACCGACCACAAAATGCTGGATGACGGTCCCGAGTATTCACCCGACGGAAAATATATCTACTTTAGCTCAGCCCGCACAGGTACCATGCAGATATGGCGCATGCGTCCCGACGGCTCCGATAAACAACAGATCACCTTTGACCGTTACAACGACTGGTTTCCCCATCCTTCACCGGACGGGAAATGGCTCATCTTTGTTTCCTATCTTCCAAGGATTGATGCCCAGGACCATCCGCCTTACAAACGGGTAATGCTAAGGTTGCTTCCTACCAACGCAGCCGGTGAAAGCCCCGAAGTGGTCAGTTATCTTTACGGAGGACAGGGTACCATCAACGTGCCTTCCTGGGCACCCGATAGCCGCCACGTGTCATTTGTCAGCTATTCTTTCCCAGGTGATGACTATTTTGATTAAACTTAAACTGTATTGAATTGTTATATCTATTCGGAGAAGGAGAAATTGAATGGATGTATCAATAAGATTGAGTTAAGCTGAAAAATTTCTTCGATATTTAATTTAACCACCAAAAAACTCTCAGATATTTCTTATTTAGCGGAGGACTCAGAGGTAGGATTTGTAGTGGTTTATACAACAGATCAATTGGATATGCAAAAGCCGGAAAAAACAATATATAAAGACCACTCGGATGAATTCATTCGTAAACTTAAAGAGGGAGAACAAAAATCTCAGTTCAAACTTTATAAAGAATACTATCATCCCATGTACAATAAAAGCCTGAGTATCACTCTCGATGAAAGTGAAGCGGAAAATGTGCTGAATCAGGCCTTCTTCAACGCCTTCGATCAAATTCATCATTTCAATGAAGGAGATAGTTTCGGCAGTTGGCTGGAAAATATTGTGGTGGAAACATCCATGGATGAAAAGAAAAAGAAATCGGAAACCCCAGACAAAAAAGGAATACCACCACCAATTCAGGAAAACTCAGATAAGAAAAAGAAATAAAAAATCAGACAGGGCCAATTTCCCCGATCTTCTCTACTACTTATAACCGGAAAGATACCATTCGTTTATCAAATGGAATAACCCATATACCAAAAAGAAACCAATCGATTTTCATTTATCAAAAAAATTGCCTACCTTGTTTTTCTAAATATTTACGCAACTTTATCAGATGCTATGAAAAATTCAATCCTTCTGGTTCTAATGATATTTGCCCAGACAGGTCTTTCGCAGCCAGAGCTGACTGACTCTTCAGGGCTTACAAGCTTCATGGACGGAATGATACAAGCCCACCTCGACAGCCGCAACATTGCCGGCGCCACTGTTGCGGTGGTTCAGGACACCAATGTCATTTTCTCCAAAGGCTATGGATATGCAGATATTGACCGCGACAGAAAAGTAGATCCCGACCGAACCCTTTTCCGAATCGGTTCCATATCCAAGCTATTCGTGTGGACTGCCATCATGCAACTCTACGAGCAAGGTAAGGTGGAACTGGATGTAGATGTCAACCAGTATCTTGACGAGATCCAGGTACCCGACACCTACACGGAACCTGTCACCCTAAAGGCCCTTATGACCCATACGGCGGGGTTCGAAGATTATATCCTGGGACTATTTGCCAGGGATACCGGTGCACTGCGCCCGCTGGATGAAATCCTGCAACAACAAATGCCGGCACGGGTAAGACCACCGGGAAGGTTTGCTAGCTACTCCAATCATGGAACGGGCATTGCAGCCTGTGTTGTCGAAGCAGTTTCCGGCCAGTCATGGAACGACTATGTGGAGGAGCACATCCTGAACACGCTGAACATGAACCACACCACCTTCCGGCAACCGGTACCGCCAAGCTTGCCGGGCAGCCTCTCAAAAGGCTACAAATTTAGGAATGGCGAGCTACAGCAACAGTATTTCGAATACATTCCCCTGGCGCCGGTTGGTGCCGCATCATCTACAGCCACCGATATGGCGAAATTTATGATCACCCATCTACAAAAAGGAAGTTTCAGGAACAACACCATACTCGACTCATCGGTTGCAAAAATGATGCAAAGCCCTGCTTTCCGACCTGCAGACAATATAAACTCCATGGCCTACGGATTCATGGAACTGAGTCAGAACAAGACCCCCATCATAGGGCACGGAGGCGATACCTTCTGGTTCCATTCATTGATGATACTTCTGCCCCGGAAAAATGCAGGCCTGTTTATTTCCTTCAACAGCGAGAACGGGAATCACGTAAAAAACCTGGTGCTGGAGGAATTTATGGACCATTTCTTCCCGGAAAAGCTCGGTGGAACGGATTTCTACATGCCTCCCGAAGAGCTGAGCAGGTTTGAAGGTGAATACCGGTCGCTGAGACATCCCCATGAACGGTTCACCAAAATCGCGGCGGTGATGAACCCCGTTTACATTAAGACCACAACCGAGGGTATGCTGAAAGTCACTGGCCGGGACGTTACCCATTACATCCCCATCGGCAAGCTGACCTTCCGGGCCGAAAACAGTTCCGAAAAACTTGCCTTTAAGCAGGACCGGCAGGGCAAAATCACCCATA
This Bacteroidales bacterium DNA region includes the following protein-coding sequences:
- a CDS encoding TolB family protein, translating into IQLEKSGNQFIMGAATDGNPMEYSDTLNLDLGGKLYTGLFMCSHSQGVLEEAVYSNVRITVPEPENFTSYEDEDGGSRMEILEVQEKHRKVIYTSKKAFEAPNWDPNTNTLIYNSGGHLYELPVEGGQPELIDTDFATSLNNDHGLSPDGQEIAISHHYEDEKQSGSRIYIVPRKGGTPRPVTDKVPSYWHGWSPDGKFHVYVGQRKGEYNIYKIKTSGGREKQLTDHKMLDDGPEYSPDGKYIYFSSARTGTMQIWRMRPDGSDKQQITFDRYNDWFPHPSPDGKWLIFVSYLPRIDAQDHPPYKRVMLRLLPTNAAGESPEVVSYLYGGQGTINVPSWAPDSRHVSFVSYSFPGDDYFD
- a CDS encoding beta-lactamase family protein; the encoded protein is MKNSILLVLMIFAQTGLSQPELTDSSGLTSFMDGMIQAHLDSRNIAGATVAVVQDTNVIFSKGYGYADIDRDRKVDPDRTLFRIGSISKLFVWTAIMQLYEQGKVELDVDVNQYLDEIQVPDTYTEPVTLKALMTHTAGFEDYILGLFARDTGALRPLDEILQQQMPARVRPPGRFASYSNHGTGIAACVVEAVSGQSWNDYVEEHILNTLNMNHTTFRQPVPPSLPGSLSKGYKFRNGELQQQYFEYIPLAPVGAASSTATDMAKFMITHLQKGSFRNNTILDSSVAKMMQSPAFRPADNINSMAYGFMELSQNKTPIIGHGGDTFWFHSLMILLPRKNAGLFISFNSENGNHVKNLVLEEFMDHFFPEKLGGTDFYMPPEELSRFEGEYRSLRHPHERFTKIAAVMNPVYIKTTTEGMLKVTGRDVTHYIPIGKLTFRAENSSEKLAFKQDRQGKITHMLRGQAPYVAFEKVRFINNHQFHLTLFYFSVLMFLITFLHWPVAYLIRKEYNERKVKHLPLHAKCFGWMAAFFFLMFFFGATTLMFNSNEIAFGLDTEIKYLFTLSVTGTIITPIVLFITGRLLWLNKHALLGNIHYVLLCLALLITNWQLYHWNMLGYQF